In Candidatus Promineifilum breve, one genomic interval encodes:
- a CDS encoding DUF6391 domain-containing protein encodes MASDLLSRVKRNHGLEHATIHVLSESHKQFSAQGHSDHRGFHLNIYGDVSAAEVEAAVAEAHRRLNAGERQLAVHPNCGTVLVTTAALATLAAQAALALENMREPRAGRVRPVTLFNALPGATVAVVGALIVGRPLGVRLQERYTVDGDLRDLRVSAVREIAPSIITRLFHLLLAGGNPDLHAKSYFIQTTGG; translated from the coding sequence ATGGCCTCCGATCTACTTTCGCGCGTCAAGCGCAACCACGGCCTGGAACACGCCACCATCCACGTCCTGTCGGAGAGCCACAAGCAGTTCAGCGCCCAGGGCCACTCCGACCACCGCGGCTTCCACCTCAACATCTACGGCGACGTGAGCGCGGCCGAGGTCGAGGCGGCCGTGGCCGAAGCCCATCGCCGCCTGAACGCGGGCGAGCGGCAACTGGCCGTCCATCCCAATTGCGGCACGGTGCTGGTGACCACGGCCGCCCTGGCGACGCTGGCCGCCCAGGCCGCGCTGGCGCTGGAGAATATGCGCGAGCCGCGGGCCGGGCGGGTGCGGCCGGTGACGCTGTTCAACGCTCTGCCGGGGGCCACGGTGGCCGTCGTCGGCGCGCTCATCGTCGGCCGGCCGCTGGGCGTGCGCCTCCAGGAACGCTACACGGTCGATGGCGACCTGCGCGACCTGCGCGTCAGTGCCGTGCGCGAGATCGCCCCGTCGATCATCACCCGCCTCTTCCACCTGTTGCTGGCCGGCGGCAACCCCGATTTGCACGCCAAGTCCTATTTCATCCAAACGACCGGCGGATAA
- the aroB gene encoding 3-dehydroquinate synthase, with the protein MVDDNIILTGFMGTGKTTVGRLLAERLGREFVDTDDLIVARAGRPIADIFNDDGETRFREWEAQVAGELAGRRGLVIATGGRLMLDPDNAAALGATGPVLCLTADPADILARVAAEDGQRPLLAGDDPETRVRALLRRRAAAYGRFRAVETGGLAAEDVAATIATLLAGGPRETLPVRHPTGSYDVIVGEDLLSQVVGLAGISGPAAIITDSHVGPRHAATLQKPSFSEQPGFLPPILTMPAGETHKTLDTVRELYDGLLAAGLGRDATIIALGGGVVGDVAGFVAATYLRGVDFVLCPTTLLAMVDSSIGGKTGVDMPQGKNLIGAFKQPRLVLADVLTLATLPADEFTAGLAEVAKHGLIADPILWQRLMMEEWHFDPRQLATDRLLRADLQSLIVRAIRVKRDVVEEDPYEAGRRALLNLGHTFGHAIEQVSGYAVRHGEAVAMGLAAAAHLSAALGECAPSLPRLVEMVLTRLGLPIHIPPALDPAALYAAMGSDKKKKAGQLRFVLIRDVGDVFLRDGVPAAAVLAALEAVRMTTDH; encoded by the coding sequence ATGGTCGATGACAACATCATCCTCACCGGCTTCATGGGCACGGGCAAGACCACCGTCGGCCGCCTGCTGGCCGAACGGCTGGGGCGCGAGTTCGTCGATACCGACGACCTCATCGTCGCTCGCGCCGGGCGGCCCATCGCCGACATCTTCAACGACGACGGCGAGACACGCTTCCGTGAATGGGAAGCGCAGGTGGCCGGGGAACTGGCCGGGCGGCGCGGGCTGGTCATCGCCACCGGCGGCCGGCTCATGCTCGACCCCGACAACGCCGCCGCGCTGGGGGCCACCGGGCCGGTGCTATGTCTGACGGCCGATCCGGCCGACATCCTGGCTCGCGTGGCCGCCGAGGACGGCCAACGGCCGCTGCTGGCCGGCGACGACCCGGAGACGCGGGTGCGGGCGCTGTTGCGACGACGGGCCGCGGCCTATGGGCGCTTTCGGGCCGTGGAGACGGGTGGGCTGGCGGCCGAGGACGTGGCCGCGACCATCGCCACGCTACTGGCCGGCGGCCCGCGCGAGACGTTGCCGGTGCGCCACCCCACGGGCAGCTACGACGTCATCGTCGGCGAAGACCTGTTGTCACAGGTCGTGGGGCTGGCGGGCATCAGCGGCCCGGCGGCGATCATCACCGATAGCCACGTGGGGCCGCGCCATGCCGCCACGCTCCAGAAACCGAGTTTTTCGGAACAACCCGGTTTCTTGCCGCCCATTCTGACCATGCCTGCCGGCGAAACGCACAAGACCCTCGACACCGTGCGCGAACTCTATGACGGCCTGCTGGCCGCCGGGTTGGGGCGCGACGCCACGATCATCGCCCTGGGCGGCGGCGTGGTGGGCGACGTGGCCGGCTTCGTGGCCGCCACCTATCTGCGCGGCGTCGATTTCGTGCTGTGCCCCACGACGCTGCTGGCCATGGTCGATTCCAGCATCGGCGGCAAAACGGGCGTGGACATGCCCCAGGGCAAGAACCTCATCGGCGCGTTCAAGCAGCCGCGGCTGGTGCTGGCCGACGTGCTGACCCTGGCGACGCTGCCCGCCGATGAGTTCACCGCCGGGCTGGCCGAGGTCGCCAAGCATGGCCTCATCGCCGACCCCATCCTGTGGCAGCGGCTGATGATGGAGGAGTGGCACTTCGACCCGCGCCAACTGGCGACCGACCGGCTGCTGCGGGCCGATCTGCAATCGCTCATCGTGCGGGCCATCCGTGTCAAGCGCGACGTGGTGGAAGAAGACCCCTACGAGGCCGGACGGCGGGCGCTGCTGAACCTGGGCCACACCTTCGGCCACGCCATCGAGCAGGTGTCGGGCTACGCCGTGCGCCATGGCGAGGCGGTGGCGATGGGGCTGGCCGCCGCGGCCCATCTGTCGGCGGCGCTGGGCGAGTGCGCGCCATCGTTGCCCCGCCTGGTGGAGATGGTGCTCACGCGTCTGGGCCTGCCCATCCACATCCCGCCCGCCCTCGACCCGGCGGCGCTCTACGCGGCGATGGGCAGCGACAAGAAGAAGAAGGCCGGGCAATTGCGCTTCGTCCTCATCCGCGACGTGGGCGACGTGTTCCTGCGCGACGGCGTGCCGGCGGCGGCGGTGCTGGCGGCGCTGGAAGCGGTGCGAATGACCACTGACCACTGA
- a CDS encoding DUF2442 domain-containing protein → MPTSLSNVGARNVTVTDDTLTLDLADGRTISVPLAWYPRLLHGTAAERSRWEWIGDNEGIHWPDLDEDISVEGIIAGRRSGESQPSLQRWLERRKVA, encoded by the coding sequence ATGCCAACGAGCTTGAGCAATGTTGGGGCAAGGAACGTGACCGTGACCGATGACACCCTGACGCTCGACCTGGCCGACGGTCGCACCATCTCGGTTCCCCTGGCCTGGTATCCGCGTCTCTTGCATGGTACAGCCGCAGAGCGCAGTCGCTGGGAGTGGATTGGCGACAACGAGGGTATCCACTGGCCCGATCTGGACGAGGATATCAGCGTCGAAGGGATTATCGCCGGGCGGCGGTCAGGGGAGAGCCAGCCGTCTTTGCAGCGCTGGCTGGAGCGGCGCAAGGTGGCGTAG
- a CDS encoding SIMPL domain-containing protein, translated as MSNKKSMIAVLLVLVMGMALAACGGALPAQPGSAAAQQTNNNVGGITVIGQGTAYGQPDQATVIVGVESFAPTVQEATTQNQTTLDNVMAALETAGIAAEDIQTTNYSLYAEQIYGDKGPEGIAGYRISNQVNVKIRDVAVVGDVLAAVTEAGANAIYGINFAVADPAALEAEARAAAVADARKRAESLAELGGVALGDVVIISEVIGTPVMPLGMGGSAMAMEQAASAPGISPGQLSYQVQVQVTYGIQ; from the coding sequence ATGTCTAACAAGAAAAGCATGATTGCGGTCTTATTGGTACTGGTCATGGGCATGGCCCTGGCGGCTTGCGGCGGCGCGCTGCCGGCCCAGCCGGGTTCGGCCGCGGCCCAGCAGACGAACAACAACGTTGGCGGCATCACCGTCATCGGTCAGGGCACGGCCTACGGCCAGCCCGACCAGGCCACGGTCATTGTCGGCGTCGAGTCGTTCGCGCCGACCGTGCAGGAAGCCACCACGCAGAATCAGACCACGCTCGATAACGTGATGGCCGCGCTGGAAACTGCCGGCATCGCCGCCGAGGATATTCAGACGACCAACTACTCCCTCTACGCCGAGCAAATCTACGGCGACAAGGGGCCGGAAGGGATCGCCGGGTATCGCATCAGCAACCAGGTGAACGTCAAGATTCGTGACGTGGCCGTGGTGGGTGACGTGCTGGCCGCCGTGACCGAGGCCGGGGCCAATGCCATCTACGGGATCAACTTCGCCGTGGCCGACCCGGCCGCGCTGGAGGCCGAAGCCCGCGCCGCGGCCGTGGCCGATGCCCGCAAGCGCGCCGAATCGCTGGCTGAGCTGGGCGGCGTGGCCCTGGGCGACGTGGTGATTATCAGTGAAGTCATCGGTACGCCGGTCATGCCCCTGGGCATGGGCGGCAGCGCCATGGCGATGGAGCAGGCCGCGTCGGCCCCCGGCATCTCGCCTGGGCAGCTGAGCTATCAGGTGCAGGTGCAGGTGACGTACGGGATTCAGTAG
- the aroQ gene encoding type II 3-dehydroquinate dehydratase has translation MRILILHGPNLNLLGTRQPEIYGRWTLAEINDMLIEQAHKTNTELRIMQSNHEGALLDAIHDARLWGQGILINPGALTHTSYALRDAIAAVGLPTVEVHLSNIHAREEFRRQSLIAPVCVGQISGFGWRSYRLGLAALLDHLLE, from the coding sequence ATGCGCATCCTCATCCTCCACGGCCCCAACCTCAACCTGCTCGGCACGCGGCAGCCGGAAATCTACGGCCGCTGGACGTTGGCCGAGATCAACGACATGCTCATCGAGCAGGCGCACAAGACGAATACCGAGTTGCGCATCATGCAATCGAACCACGAGGGGGCGCTGCTCGACGCCATCCACGACGCGCGGCTGTGGGGGCAGGGCATCCTGATCAACCCCGGCGCGCTGACCCACACCAGCTATGCCCTGCGCGACGCCATCGCCGCGGTCGGGCTGCCCACGGTGGAGGTGCATCTGTCCAACATCCACGCCCGCGAGGAGTTCCGGCGGCAATCGCTGATCGCCCCGGTGTGCGTGGGGCAAATCAGTGGCTTCGGCTGGCGCAGCTATCGCCTGGGCCTGGCTGCCCTGCTCGATCATCTGCTGGAATGA
- a CDS encoding OsmC family protein — protein MPIRHAQANWQGTLKEGAGSLKLESGVYEGPYTWADRFADGGGTNPEELIGAAHAGCYSMFLAAILTRNNVPPARIDTRAAVHLGDGPTITRIVLDVEAVVPGIDEAKFQEYAAEAKAKCPVSKALAAVEEITVNAHLLN, from the coding sequence ATGCCCATTCGTCACGCCCAAGCCAACTGGCAGGGTACGCTCAAGGAAGGCGCCGGCTCGCTGAAGCTGGAGAGCGGCGTCTATGAAGGCCCCTACACCTGGGCCGACCGCTTCGCCGACGGCGGCGGCACGAACCCCGAAGAACTCATCGGCGCGGCCCATGCCGGCTGCTACTCGATGTTCCTGGCGGCCATCCTGACCCGCAACAACGTTCCCCCGGCGCGCATCGACACGCGGGCCGCCGTCCATCTGGGAGATGGCCCGACGATCACCCGCATCGTGCTCGATGTGGAAGCGGTCGTGCCCGGTATTGACGAGGCCAAGTTCCAGGAGTACGCCGCTGAGGCTAAGGCCAAGTGCCCGGTTTCTAAAGCATTGGCGGCCGTCGAAGAGATTACTGTGAACGCCCATCTCCTTAACTGA
- a CDS encoding NAD(P)/FAD-dependent oxidoreductase — protein sequence MSRKRKDQIVIVGGGFGGLYAVHSMKNSPVEVTLIDRRNFHLFQPLLYQVATGGLSPEDIASPLRSVLKNQKNARVLSGQVIDIDPQRQVVILEDGHEVAYDALIIATGASHHYFGRDAEWEAHAPGLKTIEDAIKIRRRVLLAFEAAERERDPDRRRALLTFVIVGGGPTGVELAGALGELAQHTMREEFRSIDTTEARINLIEGLDRILFAYPEDLSAMAAQALGEVGVTVQTNKLVTDIADDHVLMKDTQTGEQTLIPTYTVLWGAGVKASPLGEVLARRSGAELDSAGRVMVGPDLTVGGHPDIFVIGDLAHFAHQTGQPLPGVAQVAMQMGQYVADVLRRRRFDKEVRPFRYKDKGMLAVIGRNRAVADIGRLHFGGFMAWLIWVFVHIGFLIEFDNKVKVMTQWGWNYVTRRQGARLITGETAPVWLQLPIEREAAVEKAEL from the coding sequence TTGAGTCGAAAGCGAAAAGACCAGATTGTCATTGTCGGCGGCGGCTTCGGTGGCCTCTATGCCGTCCATTCCATGAAAAACTCGCCGGTGGAAGTCACCCTCATCGACCGCCGCAACTTCCACCTGTTCCAGCCGTTGCTCTATCAGGTGGCGACCGGCGGCCTGTCCCCGGAAGACATCGCCTCACCGCTGCGCAGTGTGCTGAAGAACCAGAAGAACGCGCGCGTCCTGTCGGGGCAGGTCATCGACATCGACCCCCAGCGCCAAGTGGTTATTCTGGAAGACGGCCACGAGGTGGCCTACGACGCGCTGATCATCGCCACCGGGGCCAGCCACCACTACTTCGGCCGCGATGCCGAATGGGAAGCCCACGCCCCCGGCCTGAAGACCATCGAGGATGCCATCAAAATCCGGCGGCGCGTCTTGCTGGCCTTCGAGGCCGCCGAGCGTGAGCGCGATCCCGATCGCCGTCGTGCCCTGCTTACGTTCGTCATCGTCGGCGGCGGGCCGACGGGTGTCGAGCTGGCCGGGGCGTTGGGCGAGCTGGCCCAGCACACGATGCGCGAGGAATTCCGCTCGATCGATACGACCGAGGCGCGGATCAACCTCATCGAGGGGCTGGATCGCATCCTGTTCGCCTATCCCGAAGATTTGTCGGCCATGGCCGCCCAGGCCCTGGGCGAAGTGGGCGTCACGGTGCAGACCAACAAGCTGGTGACCGACATCGCCGACGACCACGTATTGATGAAGGATACGCAGACCGGCGAGCAGACCCTCATTCCCACCTACACCGTCCTGTGGGGCGCGGGCGTCAAGGCCTCGCCGCTGGGCGAGGTGTTGGCCCGCCGCTCCGGGGCCGAGCTGGACAGCGCCGGCCGCGTCATGGTGGGGCCTGATCTGACCGTGGGCGGCCATCCCGACATCTTCGTCATCGGCGACCTGGCCCATTTCGCCCACCAGACGGGCCAACCGCTGCCGGGCGTGGCCCAGGTGGCGATGCAGATGGGCCAATACGTGGCCGACGTCTTGCGGCGGCGGCGCTTCGACAAGGAAGTACGGCCCTTCCGCTATAAGGACAAGGGGATGCTGGCCGTCATCGGCCGCAACCGGGCCGTGGCCGACATCGGCCGCCTGCACTTCGGCGGGTTCATGGCCTGGCTCATCTGGGTCTTCGTCCACATCGGCTTCCTGATTGAGTTCGACAACAAAGTAAAGGTGATGACCCAATGGGGCTGGAACTACGTCACGCGGCGGCAGGGGGCGCGGCTCATCACCGGCGAAACGGCCCCGGTGTGGTTGCAATTGCCCATCGAACGCGAGGCGGCGGTTGAGAAAGCCGAGTTATAG
- a CDS encoding M1 family metallopeptidase, which translates to MNRSLVALLLMLALLTACRAAPAALPTAVPTAAAPGEVATEQGSANELPTATIPPIAPEATPPADPPPAATQPSAVEPSAVQPPDRAVFAAGLIDAERAVLDDFPAAPIYQMAIEIDESLAIVRGRQTVFYTNLEDTPLDALYFHLHAKTLGGLITVTDVTVDGTAVIADDTINHLLRVPLPAPLAPGAATAVAMNFTTIVPTEIGRNYGVLAYYEEVLALAHFYPMLAVYDATGWNTVEPDVQGDLTYSDAAFFLVEVTAPANVTLVGSGAIVAETTQGDTQTITYAVGPARDFYLAAGDFAVTSATVGETTINSYAPSDMSQGAALALEVAAAALTSLNERLGSYPYTELDIVTTPTSALGIEYPGLIVGTLRMYDTELTSQSGMSYADILESTTAHEVNHQWFYNLVGNDQLDEPWLDESLTSYSTYRYYADRYGQEAADNYFNMFEGRWAMVEGEEIPVGMPVAEYEEAEYSAIVYGRGAVFLRLLEKTIGRETFDAFLRDYIQQFRWRVAGTAAFRALAEEHCACDLGPLFAAWVYEE; encoded by the coding sequence ATGAACCGATCTCTCGTCGCCCTACTGCTGATGCTCGCCTTATTGACCGCCTGCCGCGCCGCGCCGGCTGCACTACCGACGGCCGTGCCCACGGCCGCCGCGCCCGGTGAGGTCGCCACGGAACAAGGGAGCGCCAACGAACTGCCAACGGCCACCATCCCGCCGATTGCCCCAGAAGCCACACCGCCCGCCGACCCGCCGCCGGCCGCCACTCAACCGTCTGCGGTTGAACCGTCCGCCGTCCAACCGCCCGACCGCGCCGTCTTTGCCGCCGGGTTGATCGACGCCGAGCGGGCTGTCCTGGACGATTTCCCCGCCGCGCCCATCTATCAGATGGCGATTGAAATCGACGAGTCGCTGGCTATCGTGCGTGGCCGTCAGACCGTCTTCTATACTAATCTGGAAGACACGCCGCTCGACGCGCTCTATTTCCATCTGCACGCCAAAACGCTGGGCGGATTGATTACCGTGACCGATGTAACCGTGGACGGGACAGCCGTCATAGCCGACGACACCATCAACCACCTGCTGCGCGTGCCGCTGCCGGCGCCGTTGGCCCCCGGCGCGGCGACGGCCGTGGCCATGAACTTCACCACCATCGTGCCGACCGAGATCGGCCGCAACTACGGCGTGCTGGCTTACTACGAGGAGGTCCTGGCCCTGGCCCACTTTTACCCGATGCTGGCCGTCTATGACGCCACGGGCTGGAACACGGTCGAGCCGGACGTGCAGGGCGACCTGACCTATAGCGACGCGGCCTTCTTCCTGGTCGAAGTGACCGCCCCGGCCAATGTAACCCTCGTCGGCTCAGGGGCCATCGTGGCCGAGACCACGCAGGGGGACACGCAGACCATCACCTACGCCGTGGGCCCGGCGCGCGATTTCTATCTGGCCGCGGGCGATTTCGCCGTGACCAGCGCCACCGTGGGCGAGACGACGATCAACAGCTACGCGCCCAGCGACATGAGCCAGGGCGCGGCGCTGGCCCTCGAGGTGGCCGCCGCGGCGCTCACGTCGCTCAACGAGCGCCTCGGCTCCTATCCTTATACTGAACTCGACATCGTGACCACGCCGACCTCGGCGCTGGGTATCGAATACCCCGGCCTCATCGTCGGCACGTTGCGCATGTACGACACCGAACTCACCTCGCAGAGTGGCATGTCCTACGCCGACATCCTGGAATCGACCACGGCCCACGAGGTCAATCACCAATGGTTCTATAATCTGGTGGGCAACGACCAACTGGATGAGCCGTGGCTGGACGAATCGCTGACGTCCTACTCGACCTATCGCTACTACGCCGACCGCTACGGCCAGGAAGCCGCCGACAACTATTTCAATATGTTCGAGGGACGTTGGGCGATGGTGGAGGGCGAGGAGATTCCGGTCGGTATGCCCGTGGCGGAATACGAAGAAGCCGAATATAGCGCCATCGTCTACGGCCGCGGGGCGGTGTTCCTGCGCCTGCTGGAAAAGACCATCGGCCGGGAGACGTTCGACGCCTTCCTGCGCGATTACATCCAGCAATTCCGCTGGCGCGTGGCCGGCACGGCCGCCTTCCGCGCCCTGGCCGAAGAGCATTGCGCCTGCGACCTCGGCCCGCTCTTCGCCGCGTGGGTCTATGAAGAATAA
- the holA gene encoding DNA polymerase III subunit delta translates to MFHLFHGQDAYSQRDTLAAMLAKEGDADMLSLNTTRLDSRASFAELQAACDAMPFLSRVRVVLVEGLLAAVPDKTFMEKLAAYLPNLPPTTRLIFLESQALPDNHRLIRLAAEQKIGYVKKFDLPRGPELERWARAHVEARGGHITPQAAGLLAANVAPLFPPPPGGFGATSSYTSKENVADLSLLGNEIEKLVLYKGLGETIDVADVELLSPYAAEAAIFDLVDALGNRQAARAAELFQAKVVAGADPFYLFSMFIRQFRLLLQARALLDAGERAAGIAEQLKQRPFVADKLARQARNYTLPQLEAIYRRLLEIDVEAKTGKAELLTALYLLVGGLTGEE, encoded by the coding sequence ATGTTTCACCTCTTCCACGGCCAGGACGCCTACTCGCAGCGGGATACGTTGGCCGCCATGCTGGCGAAGGAAGGCGACGCCGATATGCTGTCGCTCAATACGACGCGGCTCGATAGCCGGGCCAGCTTCGCCGAGCTACAGGCGGCCTGCGACGCCATGCCGTTTTTGTCTCGCGTGCGCGTGGTGCTGGTGGAGGGGCTGTTGGCGGCCGTGCCCGACAAGACGTTCATGGAGAAGCTGGCCGCCTATTTGCCGAATCTGCCGCCGACGACCCGGCTCATCTTCCTGGAGTCGCAAGCCCTGCCCGACAACCATCGCCTCATCCGGCTGGCCGCCGAGCAGAAGATCGGCTACGTCAAGAAATTCGACCTGCCGCGGGGGCCGGAGTTGGAGCGCTGGGCGCGCGCCCACGTGGAGGCGCGCGGCGGCCACATCACCCCCCAGGCGGCCGGCCTGCTGGCGGCCAACGTCGCGCCGCTCTTTCCGCCGCCGCCCGGTGGTTTTGGTGCGACGTCATCCTATACGTCCAAAGAGAATGTGGCCGACCTGTCGCTGCTGGGCAACGAGATCGAGAAGCTGGTGCTCTACAAGGGGCTGGGCGAGACCATCGACGTGGCCGACGTGGAGCTGCTGTCGCCCTATGCCGCCGAGGCGGCCATCTTCGATCTGGTCGATGCCCTGGGCAACCGGCAGGCGGCGCGGGCGGCCGAACTGTTCCAGGCCAAGGTTGTGGCCGGAGCCGATCCGTTCTATCTCTTCTCGATGTTCATCCGCCAGTTTCGCCTGCTGCTCCAGGCGCGGGCCTTGCTCGACGCCGGTGAGCGCGCGGCGGGCATCGCTGAGCAACTCAAGCAGCGGCCGTTCGTGGCCGACAAGCTGGCCCGCCAGGCGCGCAATTACACCCTGCCCCAACTGGAAGCCATCTACCGCCGCCTGCTGGAAATCGACGTGGAGGCCAAGACGGGCAAGGCTGAGTTGTTGACGGCGCTGTATTTGCTTGTTGGGGGTCTAACGGGAGAAGAGTGA
- a CDS encoding BrnT family toxin, whose product MALRFEWDEAKAAFNLAKHGVDFVEAQTVFGDSQSITIFDEHHSDEEDRFIDIGLSLFGRLLVVVYTERDDHIRIISCRPALLSEQAAYERHDT is encoded by the coding sequence ATGGCGCTACGCTTTGAGTGGGACGAAGCCAAGGCCGCCTTTAATCTGGCGAAGCATGGGGTTGATTTCGTTGAGGCGCAAACGGTCTTTGGCGACTCGCAAAGTATTACGATCTTTGACGAACACCACTCGGATGAGGAAGATCGCTTTATCGATATCGGGTTATCACTCTTTGGAAGATTACTGGTTGTCGTCTATACCGAACGAGACGATCACATCAGGATTATTAGTTGCCGCCCGGCTCTACTAAGTGAACAAGCAGCATATGAACGACATGATACCTAA